A part of Corvus hawaiiensis isolate bCorHaw1 chromosome 25, bCorHaw1.pri.cur, whole genome shotgun sequence genomic DNA contains:
- the TMPRSS13 gene encoding transmembrane protease serine 13, whose amino-acid sequence MDGKTPPTTASPSSVPPSLLHVSTVSSIFGARPPQPRENVLGISFKPYSPESGPAPSPCSACESTRSSMFRAPCMSQRRLALIFCVSVLIVLLIALILLFMFWRSQTGIVYKEPAESCKDSSVRCDGVVDCSQRSDELGCVRFSYEESLLHVYSSTESQWLPVCSSDWDESFSRKTCRQLGFQNASQTEYIPMRVSGKSLTVTDERETIQQSLNSSQCLTGKYVSLRCTTCGQRISGRIIGGKETSVNKWPWQVSVQYGSIHICGGTIIDAQWVLTAAHCFFMNSMKILDDWKVYGGVSDLKQPMEGIPVSQVIINSNYSDDHDDYDIALMKLSRPLLLSAQVRPACLPMYGQRFQTGRSCFITGFGKTRENEDNTSPKLREAEVKLIDYKICNSDRVYEGYLTPRMMCAGYLQGGKDACQGDSGGPLVCEDDGRWYVAGVTSWGTGCGQKNKPGVYTRVTKLLSWIYSKMESEND is encoded by the exons ACCACTGCCTCGCCCAGCAGTGTCCCCCCCAGCCTCCTCCATGTCTCCACGGTCAGCAGCATCTTCGGTGCCCGACCTCCGCAGCCTCGAGAGAACGTCCTGGGCATCAGCTTCAAACCCTACAGCCCCGAGTCCGGCCCGGCCCCGAGCCCCTGCTCGGCCTGTGAGAGCACGC gatCCTCCATGTTCAGAGCTCCTTGCATGAGCCAGCGGCGGCTTGCGCTCATCTTCTGCGTCTCCGTCCTCATCGTGCTGCTCATCGCCCTCATCCTGCTGT TCATGTTCTGGCGGTCGCAGACGGGCATCGTGTACAAGGAAccagcagagagctgcaagGACAGCTCCGTGCGCTGCGATGGCGTCGTCGACTGCTCCCAGAGGAGCGACgagctgggctgtg TGCGCTTCTCATACGAGGAGTCCTTGCTCCACGTCTACTCCAGCACCGAGAGCCAGTGGCTGCCGGTGTGCAGCAGTGACTGGGACGAGTCCTTCTCCAGGAAAACCTGCCGGCAGCTGGGATTTCAGAA tgCGTCACAGACCGAGTACATCCCCATGCGTGTGTCTGGCAAGAGCCTCACGGTGACTGACGAGAGAGAGACCATCCAGCAGAGCCTCAACAG ctcccagtgtcTCACAGGAAAGTACGTCTCCCTGAGATGCACAA CCTGCGGGCAGAGGATTTCTGGCCGGATCATCGGGGGGAAGGAGACGTCTGTGAACAAATGGCCCTGGCAGGTCAGCGTGCAGTACGGGTCCATCCACATCTGCGGCGGCACCATCATCGACGCTCAGTGGGTGCTCACCGCTGCCCACTGCTTCTTCAT GAACAGCATGAAGATCCTGGATGACTGGAAGGTGTACGGAGGGGTGTCGGACCTGAAGCAGCCCATGGAGggcatccctgtgtcccaggtCATCATCAATTCCAACTACAGCGACGACCATGACGACTACGACATCGCCCTCATGAAGCTCTCCAGGCCACTGCTGCTCTCGG CCCAGGTCCGCCCCGCCTGCCTGCCCATGTACGGCCAGCGATTCCAGACCGGCCGGTCCTGCTTCATCACCGGCTTCGGGAAGACCAGGGAGAATGAAG ATAACACATCCCCGAAGCTGCGGGAGGCCGAGGTGAAGCTGATTGACTACAAGATCTGCAACAGCGACAGGGTGTACGAGGGCTACCTGACCCCCCGGATGATGTGCGCCGGGTacctgcagggagggaaggacgCCTGCCAG GGTGACAGTGGAGGGCCCCTGGTCTGCGAGGACGACGGCCGCTGGTATGTGGCCGGGGTGACGAGCTGGGGAACAGGATGTGGCCAGAAGAACAAGCCCGGAGTGTACACCCGGGTGACAAAGCTCCTCAGCTGGATATACAGTAAAATGGAG AGTGAGAACGACTAA
- the FXYD2 gene encoding sodium/potassium-transporting ATPase subunit gamma isoform X3, producing MGRGGRAGTRTRSSGCPALRTGWHEQVPEQGPDRFSYDYDTIRNGGLIFAVVAFVIGLLIILSQRFHCGGRKKRRQGNEEEL from the exons ATGGGAAGGGGAGGGCGGGCTGGGACAAGGACACGCAGCTCGGGGTGCCCAGCCCTCCGCACCGGCTGGCACG agCAAGTGCCCGAGCAGGGCCCGGACAGGTTCAGCTACG actATGACACCATCCGCAACGGGGGGCTGATCTTCGCCGTCGTGGCTTTTGTGATCGGGCTCCTCATTATCCTCA GCCAGCGGTTCCACTGcggagggaggaagaagaggag ACAAGGGAACGAGGAAGAGCTGTAG
- the FXYD2 gene encoding sodium/potassium-transporting ATPase subunit gamma isoform X1 — protein sequence MRFVSQLMRVPVGAHSQSEAPAGRHAEAMGDEQVPEQGPDRFSYDYDTIRNGGLIFAVVAFVIGLLIILSQRFHCGGRKKRRQGNEEEL from the exons ATGAGGTTTGTCTCCCAATTAATGCGCGTTCCCGTGGGTGCCCACTCGCAGAGCGAGGCGCCCGCCGGACGACACGCCGAGGCCATGGGTGACG agCAAGTGCCCGAGCAGGGCCCGGACAGGTTCAGCTACG actATGACACCATCCGCAACGGGGGGCTGATCTTCGCCGTCGTGGCTTTTGTGATCGGGCTCCTCATTATCCTCA GCCAGCGGTTCCACTGcggagggaggaagaagaggag ACAAGGGAACGAGGAAGAGCTGTAG
- the FXYD2 gene encoding sodium/potassium-transporting ATPase subunit gamma isoform X2, with product MRGEGLVPPTTWEALDEDLGWGDVGMDPQSSTALWHIGASWCLASWGDFSFQAAPSKGMRSQSKCPSRARTGSATTMTPSATGG from the exons ATGCGAGGAGAAGGGCTGGTCCCTCCCACCACCTGGGAAGCTCTCGatgaggatttggggtggggagaCGTGGGGATGGATCCTCAGAGCTCCACAGCCCTGTGGCACATCGGTGCCAGCTGGTGTTTGGCTTCTTGGGGTGATTTCTCCTTCCAAGCCGCTCCCAGCAAGGGGATGCGCAGTCAG agCAAGTGCCCGAGCAGGGCCCGGACAGGTTCAGCTACG actATGACACCATCCGCAACGGGGGGCTGA
- the FXYD6 gene encoding FXYD domain-containing ion transport regulator 6, giving the protein MEAALIFLCSLLVPAAVADVATQEKEEEDPFNYDYQSLRIGGLVFAVVLFTVGILLILSRRCRCSFKQKPRAPGDEEAQAENLITSNATAAQKAEN; this is encoded by the exons ATGGAGGCAGCACTCATCTTCCTGTGCTccctgctggtgccagcagccgTGGCAGACG TGGCCAcccaggagaaggaggaggaggatccCTTTAACTACG ATTACCAGAGCCTGAGGATCGGGGGGCTGGTGTTTGCCGTGGTCCTGTTCACCGTGGGCATTCTCCTCATACTCA GCAGGAGGTGCAGGTGCAGTTTCAAGCAGAAGCCCAG GGCTCCAGGGGACGAGGAGGCTCAGGCGGAGAACCTGATCACCTCGAACG CGACGGCggcacagaaagcagagaacTGA